AATATCTCGTTACTACTTGTGGTAAAACTGGGAGGGTGCAGATAAGGAGTGAAGTTCAGTGCATAATAGTGGCCAACAATCTTCCGAGACTTTGTTTGGTATGATATCCAACTCATGTCAGCTCTAGAAGGCAGTGATGTAATGGATAATTAAGAGTATGATGACCTGAATGTTATCATAAGGAGATATAAACCATGTACCTATACCGTGACCAGAAAGTTACTGGTTTTCCTTCCCCTTTCAACAGTAGAAAATTAGACAACTTGTCAAACCAGTGGACATAACATATGACCCTTCCCCTCTGCAAATCCTAAACCACAGCGTATGTGCTATCTTGGTATTCTGGGTGCTACGAATCAGCAATTTTTTACCCTTTTTAATTACTCCACTTGACATGTCTATCTCATGACATGATAAGcatgaccaaggcaaagatgaaaaGTATGTTGCTGCACAGGAAAACAAAATTGACTTGCCTGGAAGCAGATAGGGCAGATGATGTATACCTGAAAGGCGTGTTGTTTTCCTGGAGTGACACGTGTGGAACCATCAAAGCCAACTACCCACAGGATACAGGTAGGCGGGTTTCAATACGCAACGGCGCAGACTCATAGAGTATGCTTGGAAAGACCAGGCCGTTGTTTACCACTTGTGTATATCCGATTCCAATCCAGTACAGGAGAGTGATCCAGTCAAGATCCCACTTCCATGAAGATATGGATCAGCAAGATCATTGTCCAGAATCTAGAGAATTGTTTTGGCAGATCTGCCTGCTAATCACTCATTGTATGAATCTACCCTAATAGCGATTCACGTGCCTTTTGGTTTCTGTCCCCAGAAATAATAGAACAGCAACCTACAGGAAAAGAGCATCAAAGTTACATCTCCAAGCAAGCACTAAAAGTAATAGAGTTGGCGTTAATCGTGGTAGATGCTGTCCCCATTCTGAGCCAAGAGGATGGGCCAAACTGGGAGTTATCCTGAAAGAAAatactaaatatttccccacttATCACACAAGTCAAGGGTACCTGTAGGGAAGAAGTTAGTGGTAAGTAGGGGACCCTCAGGACCTGAGACGGCAGGTAATGGCCTGGTAAGTGAAACAGGCTGGAACTCTCTGACAGAAGAATAACAGACTACAGAGCACCTGGTTGCACGCAATAATGTAAGACACTCTGTGGGCTCTgctcctcttctctctccccttCAGCCTTCTTCTTCCTATAAATACAAAGGCATGTACGGGGAGAAGTATCAGGTAAACACACAACCATACACAAGGCGCACGGTTGCAAAACAAGGGAGTTATTTAGAAGCAAGGAGTAAGGAACCACCTGAAGCCATGTGTATCGCTGCATGGATTTGGCAGGCTCACCCTCAGCACCAGCTCCTGCTGCTGCTCAACAGAGATGAGTTCCATAGCAGGTACAGGATTTTATTTGGTTTCATTCATCCTCGCGGTACTCCGATCTGAATCTCTGAATTGTAAGCTTTTGTTTTCGAGTTTAGCTCTTCTCACTCCTGAATTATATGTTCGAAGTCATATGTCATGCCAACATTCCAGTCCTAATATCACTGCTCACTTTCTTCACTAGGCCACATCGCAAATTATCTTAGAGAAGCCTATTCCCATTGCAGAATAACAATGATGTATGTTCAACTGCTGTTCTCCATGTATTGCAGGCCTACAAAGGCAGTAGGATGGTGGGGGGAGGGCTCAATGAAGATTCTTGGTGGCAGGGATGTACTTGGTGGAGGAACATGGATGGGGAGCACCAAAGATGGCAGACTTGCCTTCCTGACCAATGTGCTCGAGCCTGATGTGATGCCTGGCGCACGCACTAGGGGAGACCTGCCCCTCAGGTTCCTGCAGGTAAATCAAAACTCAAGTTGGTGGTTGTCAATGTAGGAGATATGCACATGACAAGAAAGATATGTTTCATTTGTACAAACAAAGTTGGTGTTTTGTACTATGCTTTCCTGTCAGAATCTTTTTTATGTGCTGAAAGTCGCTATCTGTCTAGTGTTTATTCCATTCTTCTGAGTACTGATGGTGATTGGTACAGAGATTGCTTACATCAAGACAAAGACATAAAATCCCATTTTTAGAAACGAAAACTTTACCTTTTAAAATATTTTTAGTTGCTGCTATTACAATGGTTAAACTGCTGCCGTCCTTCAAACAAATAAGCATTCATAGGATAATTCATGAATTCATGGTTTTACAGTTTAAAACATGCATATGATGTGCGCTAAGGGTGAGCACAATCAGCATCGAAATATCTTGCTCCAAACATAAGCATGAACCTCAGAATCTGTATTGTGCAGGGCAACAAGAGCCCACTGGAGGTTGCAACTGAAGTCGCAAAAGAAGCTGATGAGTACAATGGCTTCAACCTTATACTAGCTGATCTAACCAGGAATGTCATGGTTTATGTGTCAAACCGGCCAAAGGGGCAGCCTGCGACGATTCAGCTCGTCTCACCAGGACTCCATGTGTTGTCCAATGCAAGGCTAGACAGCCCTTGGCAGAAGGTAACAGAACTACTCCATGTCCAATAGCTAGAATGTCCAATGAGGTGTCCTTTGTTGATTTTACTTGTACTGCACTAAGAATCCTAAAGGAGACTTTTGAGCCGGAAAAGATGTGAGAAAGCAACATGAAAGCCTTTCAAGTACTTCCCTAGTTATAGAGGGCAGTGCATTTAACTCAATTAATAGCACTGCATGTACGAGCAGCAAGACAGGAGTAGATAGCACATGATTGCAAGCCACTCTGTCTTAGGGACCATTCAGTATACTATAATGTGCCAATGAACACAGTGCAGACAATTTTTCATTATTGCATATATTGCTTGTAGGCAATTCGCCTTGGTAAAAACTTCAGGGAGTTTATAAGGaagcatggtgatgatgaagttgaagCGAAGGATATAGCTGATAGACTAATGACTGACACCACGAGGGCTGATAAAGATAGGCTGCCAAACACCGGTTGTGATCCCAACTGGGAGCACGGTCTGAGCTCCATCTTCATCGAGGTGCAAACTGACGAAGTGAGCATAAAATCTTTGACTCAATTGCACTTTACAAGTACATTCAGAGTTGAATTATCTTTAAAATTATGCCTATTAACCACTAAAATAACACGTAGATGTTCTAGTACAGAACCCTATATCGATACTGCAATGCTATATTTACATTTTTTCACATGTTTCTGTTTTGCAAAGGGGCTCTATGGGACAAGGAGCACAGCAGTTCTTTCAGTGAACTATGATGGAGAAGCTAGCTTATATGAGAAGTACCTCGAGAGTGGCATATGGAAGAACCACACAGTGCATTACCAGATAGAATTGCCAATGCGCACCTAAAGGCAGGAGCCTCAAATAGGAAGAAAGAATGAATAGCTACCATTGTGCATGCTGTTATTTCCACAGTTGCGCTTTAAGATCACATAATGATCTCTAATTATGGCAATTAAATTATTTACTGTATgcggatctatc
This portion of the Triticum dicoccoides isolate Atlit2015 ecotype Zavitan chromosome 7A, WEW_v2.0, whole genome shotgun sequence genome encodes:
- the LOC119331429 gene encoding transport and Golgi organization 2 homolog gives rise to the protein MYGEKYQVNTQPYTRRTVAKQGSYLEARSKEPPEAMCIAAWIWQAHPQHQLLLLLNRDEFHSRPTKAVGWWGEGSMKILGGRDVLGGGTWMGSTKDGRLAFLTNVLEPDVMPGARTRGDLPLRFLQGNKSPLEVATEVAKEADEYNGFNLILADLTRNVMVYVSNRPKGQPATIQLVSPGLHVLSNARLDSPWQKAIRLGKNFREFIRKHGDDEVEAKDIADRLMTDTTRADKDRLPNTGCDPNWEHGLSSIFIEVQTDEGLYGTRSTAVLSVNYDGEASLYEKYLESGIWKNHTVHYQIELPMRT